In the Pungitius pungitius chromosome 5, fPunPun2.1, whole genome shotgun sequence genome, one interval contains:
- the rusc2 gene encoding LOW QUALITY PROTEIN: AP-4 complex accessory subunit RUSC2 (The sequence of the model RefSeq protein was modified relative to this genomic sequence to represent the inferred CDS: inserted 2 bases in 1 codon) produces the protein MTSSMTSPPSLPSWARHTESELRSRPSAHPPSPSQGLRPPPSRTMDSPPKLSGETLIVHHIPLVHCQVSGGRQGGCGLSLKRGSPFIPPENLGLSRTTSLPERDVLQREALVYSSLIQTSGGGGGGGRGGSTASDDSSFTSSNSEEQLIAAHTLPRAKPRRRNPRRHNPFLLNTEDDEEEEEEEEEDGDNLSGYLEDSSFHLHSDRNPGGDGAAAPFLLHDLGFAPEPFLLHRAVGGSLGAAPRGLSAHLEELDLLALDGQLRLGSSGSNMSMDCGEQDWADEEDGDPPAMSPIHPECQQGYGSDSSCNSSDGVLVSFSAIYNKMNNSVPEKKPPPAPGRANLNGPTARRRCSSPGNRGGSTEGAFYLDLHTSPTEPPPAQQQPFGLLPEPRRSTSSSCSCAAEHRGVLDLDANCNACPPPAAGDLASCLQSQARLVVATQNYYKLVTCDLSSQSSPSPAGSSLNSCSPEHSKGSPTPTPTPSQPSEYFLFRQRAVEDGLGEEDEDGESRRREDDGGDEEDEEEEEEERRNQQAAALRGQVHVNVSPPAVGGGPIGAPPGSRPRSRSYDRNLDKSPPPRLGPLERMLSCPVRLSEGAAPPPTPPPAPRVTSFAEIARSKRRNGGSGGSPPLRDLFSSTYSTHSHSSLDFSPIPEQRSEGECHSLSPVPFTRCYSQGSAERHLEAARESRARAEGGLSTSSESRPPVVRYTKDQRPTSLPIQPFTFHHQFASKPPQPKPPLPLLSGYVSGMQGRCGEPVGGGEGGDAAALHGYRGAAAAPPPGSVRPSPLGSYSPVRLQGGPSSGTCSTCTPSPQPAHSLSCPLSEGLGPLRAAPPPKQGGAPGTPPPSLGAKRGAVPPMLPPVQGFHRGAPPGLPPLHGDALSPLGCVEGGDHQAPAARTHHAHHLSPQALKWREYRRRNPLGLERSSGGGHASAGSGSLSGNPEPRRGGGPRPARRNVFDFPSEPSAPPPGRLNAGAQSAKLQQIYSDFLPDYFSLTERPPEEFCLSPDASTCSPPAGSSPHVPVDLPQKRGLVKAVNTAVDLIVAHFSTSRDADVKAKLGNSWVSPNVGHLILKYLCPALHEVLQDGLKAYVLDLIIGQRRCQPWSLVEASTQLGPSTRVLHSLFSKVSQFSELTSHSMRLNAFVFGLLNLKCLEFWFNHLHTHEDIVAAHYQPWGLLPLSQGACRPLFEELLLLLQPLSLLPFDLDLLFEPHLLQRGQEHLRRKEQLCSAGQSADHSARSTFQLMRGWSATVSEMVRDSGAEARRERPGLRREGTWPRTEEGAKPRLRSGGXGAGAGSAAPEVGFANLWKERGVSGKRMTGVGQESVEGGRKEKDAAEEGGGRQRQERQAGWWYQLMQSSQVYIDQSAEGSKFVKTEKRRRSSERRPNQPPPTREGVVEGAESSQEGEGHGSRKRSSSSSGGEPAGGRGRPSWMGSPPDSVLNQEIEAKPPEAAAREESPSQGPGRRWGRLFGSPSKAEPAEQKAKAQKTRPPSGWLSLDRTVLHLVAQTIGAGSLTKAGLPAAPAHPQTTPPPTTTRPAEAGQQSPCEVRALCHHIATEPGQLSFNKGDALRVLGRADADWLLCSLGSVRGLVPIIYVTLGSMEDSRDAAGLGQR, from the exons ATGACCTCTTCCATGACCTCTCCTCCCTCGCTGCCCAGCTGGGCCCGGCACACAGAGAGTGAACTCCGCTCCCGGCCATCAGCGCACCCGCCGTCCCCTTCACAgggcctccgcccccccccctcccggaccATGGACAGCCCCCCCAAGCTGTCGGGCGAGACCCTGATCGTGCACCACATCCCCCTGGTGCACTGCCAGGTGTCCGGCGGGCGGCAGGGCGGCTGCGGGCTCTCGCTGAAGAGGGGCAGCCCGTTCATCCCGCCGGAGAACCTGGGCCTGAGTCgcaccacctccctccccgAGAGGGACGTCCTCCAGAGGGAGGCGCTGGTCTACAGCAGCCTGATCCAGACCTccggcgggggcggcggcggcgggagggggggcagcacgGCCAGCGACGACTCGTCCTTCACCTCCAGCAACTCTGAGGAGCAGCTGATCGCCGCTCACACGCTGCCCAGAGCCAAGCCGCGGCGCAGGAACCCTCGGCGCCACAACCCCTTCCTGCTCAACACCgaggacgacgaagaggaggaggaggaggaggaggaggacggcgacAACCTCAGTGGGTACCTCGAAGACTCCTCCTTCCACCTGCACAGCGACAGAAACCCGGGGGGCGACGGGGCGGCGGCTCCCTTCCTCCTGCACGACCTCGGCTTCGCCCCCGAGCCCTTCCTGCTGCACAGGGCGGTGGGGGGGTCCCTGGGGGCGGCGCCCCGCGGCCTCTCCGCccacctggaggagctggacctcCTGGCGCTGGACGGCCAGCTGCGCCTGGGCAGCAGCGGCTCCAACATGTCCATGGACTGCGGGGAGCAGGACTGGGCcgacgaggaggacggggaCCCCCCCGCGATGTCCCCGATCCACCCCGAGTGCCAGCAGGGCTACGGCAGCGACTCCTCCTGCAACAGCTCGGACGGCGTGCTGGTCAGCTTCAGCGCCATCTACAACAAGATGAACAACAGCGTCCCGGAGAAGAAGCCGCCGCCGGCCCCCGGCCGCGCCAACCTCAACGGCCCCAccgcccgccgccgctgcaGCTCGCCGGGGAACCGGGGAGGCTCCACCGAAGGGGCCTTCTATCTGGACCTCCACACCTCGCCgaccgagcccccccccgcgcagcaACAGCCCTTCGGCCTCCTCCCCGAGCCCCGCCggtccacctcctccagctgctcgtGCGCCGCGGAGCACCGGGGGGTCCTCGACCTGGACGCCAACTGCAACGCgtgcccccccccggcggccggGGACctggcttcctgcctgcagagCCAGGCCCGCCTGGTGGTGGCCACGCAGAACTACTACAAGCTGGTGACCTGCGACCTGTCGTCCCAGTCGTCCCCGAGCCCCGCGGGCTCCTCGCTCAACAGCTGCTCCCCCGAGCACAGCAAGGGcagccccacccccacccccacccccagccaGCCCAGCGAGTACTTCCTGTTCAGGCAGAGGGCCGTGGAGGACGGTCTGGGAGAAGAGGACGAAGACGGCGAGTCGCGTCGG AGAGAAGATGACGGTGGcgatgaggaggacgaagaggaggaggaggaggagaggaggaatcaGCAGGCGGCCGCGCTCCGAGGCCAGGTCCACGTCAACGTCTCCCCTCCGGCGGTCGGCGGCGGCCCGATCGGAGCCCCCCCGGGAAGCCGCCCGCGCTCCCGCAGCTACGACCGCAACCTGGACAAGTCTCCGCCCCCCCGGCTCGGCCCTCTGGAGCGCATGTTGAGCTGCCCCGTGCGGCTCAGCGAGGGCGCCGCCCCGCCCCCGACCCCGCCCCCGGCGCCGCGGGTCACCTCCTTCGCCGAGATCGCGAGGAGCAAGCGGAGGAACGGAGGCTCGGGGGGCTCGCCGCCGCTGAGGGACCTTTTCTCCTCCACTTACTCCACCCACTCCCACTCCTCCCTGGACTTCTCTCCCATCCCGGAGCAGCGCTCGGAGGGCGAGTGCCACAGCCTGTCGCCTGTGCCCTTCACCAGATGTTACAGCCAGGGCAGCGCCGAGCGACACCTGGAGGCGGCGAGGGAGAGCCGGGCCAGGGCTGAAG GAGGCCTGTCCACTTCGTCAGAGAGCCGCCCCCCGGTGGTCCGCTACACCAAGGACCAGCGGCCCACCTCCCTGCCCATCCAGCCCTTCACCTTCCACCACCAGTTCGCCTCCAAGCCCCCGCAGCCCAAGCCCCCGCTGCCCCTGCTCTCGGGCTACGTCTCCGGGATGCAGGGCCGCTGCGGggagccggtgggggggggggagggcggggatGCAGCAGCCCTGCACGGGTACCGGGGGGCCGCGGCGGCCCCTCCGCCCGGATCGGTTCGCCCCTCGCCCCTCGGGAGCTACTCCCCGGTGCGGCTCCAGGGGGGGCCCAGCTCCGggacctgctccacctgcaccccGAGCCCCCAGCCGGCACACAGCCTCTCCTGCCCGCTGTCGGAGGGCCTGGGCCCCCTGcgcgccgcgccgccgccgAAGCAGGGGGGGGCCCCGGGCACTCCGCCCCCGTCCCTGGGGGCGAAGAGAGGGGCGGTGCCCCCGATGCTGCCCCCGGTGCAGGGCTTCCACCGCGGAGCTCCGCCCGGCTTACCGCCTCTGCACGGCGACGCCCTCAGCCCGCTGggctgtgtggaggggggggaccaCCAGGCCCCCGCAGCCAGGACGCATCATG CGCACCACCTCTCCCCCCAGGCTCTCAAATGGAGGGAGTACCGCCGCCGAAACCCTCTGGGGCTGGAGcggtcctcgggggggggccaCGCCTCTGCTGGATCGGGCTCCCTCTCCGGTAACCCGGAGcccaggaggggagggggtccgCGACCCGCCAGACGGAACGTGTTCGACTTCCCTTCAGAgccctccgcccccccgccggGACGCCTCAACG cGGGGGCCCAGTCGGCGAAGCTGCAGCAGATCTACAGCGACTTCCTGCCGGACTACTTCTCCCTGACCGAGAGGCCTCCGGAGGAGTTCTGCCTCTCCCCCGACGCGTCGACCTGCTCCCCCCCCGCAGGCTCCTCCCCCCACGTCCCTGTGGACCTGCCGCAGAAGAGAG GTCTGGTGAAGGCCGTGAACACGGCGGTGGATCTGATCGTGGCTCACTTCAGCACCAGCCGGGACGCAGATGTGAAG GCCAAGCTGGGGAACAGCTGGGTGAGCCCCAACGTGGGACACCTCATCCTGAAGTACCTGTGCCCGGCCCTGCACGAGGTGCTGCAGGACGGCCTGAAGGCCTACGTGCTGGACCTGATCATCGGGCAGCGCCGCTGTCAGCCCTGGAGCCTGGTGGAGGCCTCCACGCagctgg GTCCGTCCACTCGTGTCCTCCACAGCCTCTTCTCAAAGGTGAGCCAGTTCTCGGAGCTCACGAGCCACAGCATGAGACTCAACGCCTTCGTCTTCGGCCTGCTCAA CCTAAAATGTCTGGAGTTCtggttcaatcacctgcacacGCATGAAG acATCGTGGCGGCACACTACCAGCCGTGgggtctcctccccctctcgcAGGGGGCGTGCCGGCCGCTCTTCGaggagctgctcctcctgctgcagccgcTGTCGCTCCTCCCCTTTGACCTGGACCTGCTGTTCGAGCCGCACCTCCTCCAGAGGGGCCAGGAGCACCTGCGCCGCAAGGAGCAGCTGTGCTCCGCCGGCCAGAGCGCCGACCACTCGGCGCGCTCCACCTTCCAGCTCATGAGGGGCTGGAGCGCCACCGTGAGCGAGATGGTCCGAGACTCGGGCGCCGAGGCCAGGAGAGAGCGGCCGGGGCTGAGGCGCGAGGGGACGTGGCCGAGGACGGAGGAGGGGGCGAAGCCGAGGctgaggagcggggg gggggcgggggccgggAGCGCGGCGCCGGAGGTCGGCTTTGCCAACCTGTGGAAGGAGAGGGGCGTGAGCGGCAAGAGGATGACAGGCGTGGGGCAGGAGAGCGTCGAGggcgggaggaaggagaaggacgcggcggaggaggggggggggcgtcagcgGCAGGAGCGGCAGGCGGGCTGGTGGTACCAGCTCATGCAGTCCTCCCAGGTCTACATCGACCAATCGGCCGAGGGATCCAAGTTCGTGAAGacggagaaaaggaggaggtcGTCGGAGAGGCGGCCGAACCAGCCGCCGCCCACCAGAGAGGGCGTGGTGGAGGGGGCGGAGTCAAGCCAAGAAGGGGAGGGGCACGGCAGCaggaaaagaagcagcagcagctccggggGGGAGCCAGCGGGAGGCAGGGGGAGGCCGTCATGGATGGGAAGCCCGCCGGACTCTGTCCTCAACCAGGAGATAGAGGCTAAGCCCCCCGAGGCTGCAGCCCGCGAGGAGAGCCCCTCACAGGGACCGGGTCGGCGCTGGGGGAGGCTCTTTGGTTCTCCTTCGAAGGCGGAGCCAGCTGAACAGAAGGCCAAAGCTCAGAAGACCAG accgcCGTCCGGGTGGCTCTCTCTGGACAGGACCGTCCTCCACCTGGTGGCTCAGACCATCGGAGCAGGAAGCCTGACGAAGGCGGGGCTTCCGGCAGCGCCTGCCCACCCACAGACCACGCCTCCACCCACGACCACCCGACCGGCTGAAGCCGGACAGCAGTCTCCATG cgaAGTGCGAGCCCTGTGTCACCACATCGCCACCGAGCCCGGCCAGCTGAGCTTCAACAAGGGCGACGCCCTGCGGGTCCTGGGGAGGGCCGACGCCGACTGGCTGCTGTGCTCGCTGGGCTCCGTCCGGGGCCTGGTCCCCATCATCTACGTCACCCTGGGAAGCATGGAGGACAGCCGGGACGCCGCTGGACTCGGACAGCGCTGA